The following proteins are co-located in the Parafannyhessea umbonata genome:
- the istB gene encoding IS21-like element helper ATPase IstB — translation MQSSASVADAVVEAGKRCSLTKSVLAEWARRGTPRQVEYLLGYLEAEGASRDASKRAQLLRRCALPQAKTFEGYDWSCVSWPDGFGRDDLLSLSFLGGREDLVLMGDVGTGKTHMAEALCVLACQSARPARFFTASSLVGRLRRARDEGRLDRELAQVGRAELLVVDELGFLPLDVDGARLLFQVVSQAYETQSVVFTTNLEFSRWGSVFGDDQMAAAVIDRVVHHGRLLQFRGESYRVRHALMSPDGGGAE, via the coding sequence AGAGTAGCGCGAGCGTGGCGGACGCGGTCGTGGAGGCCGGCAAGAGGTGCTCGCTCACGAAGTCCGTGCTCGCGGAGTGGGCCAGGAGGGGCACGCCCAGGCAGGTCGAGTACCTCCTCGGCTACCTCGAGGCCGAGGGCGCGAGCAGGGACGCCTCGAAGAGGGCGCAGCTCCTGAGGAGGTGCGCCCTGCCGCAGGCCAAGACCTTCGAGGGCTACGACTGGTCGTGCGTGTCCTGGCCGGACGGCTTCGGCAGGGACGACCTGCTCTCGCTGTCGTTCCTGGGCGGCCGCGAGGACCTCGTGCTCATGGGCGACGTCGGCACGGGCAAGACCCACATGGCCGAGGCGCTCTGCGTGCTGGCGTGCCAGTCGGCGCGGCCCGCGCGCTTCTTCACCGCCTCCTCGCTCGTCGGCAGGCTGCGCCGGGCCCGCGACGAGGGCAGGCTCGACCGCGAGCTCGCCCAGGTCGGCCGTGCCGAGCTGCTGGTCGTCGACGAGCTCGGGTTCCTCCCGCTCGACGTCGACGGGGCCAGGCTGCTCTTCCAGGTGGTCTCGCAGGCCTACGAGACGCAGTCCGTCGTCTTCACGACCAACCTGGAGTTCTCGAGGTGGGGGTCCGTCTTCGGCGACGACCAGATGGCCGCGGCCGTGATCGACCGCGTCGTCCACCACGGCAGGCTCCTCCAGTTCAGGGGCGAGTCCTACCGCGTGAGGCACGCGCTGATGTCCCCGGACGGGGGCGGCGCGGAGTAG
- the istA gene encoding IS21 family transposase, whose translation MIGVDKIEDIRRRARRGEPIAAIARAVGVSEPTARKYARMDDLSPEPPRRRKPESEVLAPYEGTIDSWLDDDCRNWRKQRHTAVRVYVRLRDELGYDGSYSTVQRYVRRRREEMARERDRRDAEGFLTLSWLPGEVQVDFGEADFRVRGVLTRGKYLTVTFPHSNVGLTQVFWGETSECVCQGLRNVFEFAGGVPRRAVFDNATEVGRRVGGEVRLSELFRRFAAHYGLDYTFTNPYSGNEKGNVENKVGCHRRNLFVPVPSFHDVSAFNRRLLGDCLDLSAGKRHYRLGTPELELFGEDKDALSPLPPAAFSCVRWETRTCNKQGTFTVGGPHRYSAGPAYARRRVDVALGAFDVTVCDASTGEVVATYEREWGEAPTDSSDPTLQLRLLCARPAGWRDSSVRASLPAELVSFLDSERPADLAADLRVLRDESAERGWAAAVEGMSRSLASTGGLDRASVALSAARAAAGDERVEYDEEVDLGVYDGALRLLEGGDRHAADELGA comes from the coding sequence ATGATCGGCGTGGACAAGATAGAGGATATACGCAGGAGGGCGCGGCGTGGCGAGCCGATTGCGGCGATCGCGAGGGCGGTCGGCGTGTCGGAGCCCACTGCGAGGAAGTACGCCAGGATGGACGACCTGTCGCCCGAGCCCCCGAGGAGGAGGAAGCCCGAGAGCGAGGTGCTCGCCCCCTACGAGGGGACGATAGACTCCTGGCTCGACGACGACTGCAGGAACTGGCGTAAGCAGCGCCACACGGCCGTGAGGGTGTATGTGAGGCTTCGGGACGAGCTGGGCTACGACGGCTCCTACTCAACCGTGCAGCGCTACGTCAGGCGCCGCCGCGAGGAGATGGCCAGGGAGCGTGACCGCAGGGACGCCGAGGGCTTCCTTACGCTGAGCTGGCTGCCCGGCGAGGTCCAGGTCGACTTCGGGGAGGCGGACTTCAGGGTGCGTGGCGTCCTCACCAGGGGCAAGTACCTGACCGTCACCTTCCCGCACTCCAACGTGGGGCTCACCCAGGTGTTCTGGGGCGAGACGTCCGAGTGCGTCTGCCAGGGGCTCCGCAACGTCTTCGAGTTCGCGGGCGGCGTGCCGAGGAGGGCCGTCTTCGACAACGCCACCGAGGTCGGCAGGCGCGTCGGGGGCGAGGTCAGGCTCTCGGAGCTCTTCCGGCGCTTCGCGGCGCACTACGGGCTCGACTACACCTTCACCAACCCCTACTCGGGCAACGAGAAGGGCAATGTCGAGAACAAGGTCGGGTGCCACAGGAGGAACCTCTTCGTGCCCGTCCCGTCGTTCCACGACGTCTCCGCGTTCAACCGCAGGCTGCTCGGGGACTGCCTCGACCTCAGCGCGGGCAAGCGCCACTACAGGCTCGGCACGCCCGAGCTCGAGCTGTTCGGGGAGGACAAAGACGCGCTCTCGCCGCTGCCGCCGGCCGCGTTCTCGTGTGTGAGGTGGGAGACCAGGACGTGCAACAAGCAGGGCACCTTCACCGTAGGCGGCCCCCACCGCTACTCGGCCGGGCCCGCCTACGCGCGCCGCCGGGTCGACGTCGCCCTGGGCGCCTTCGACGTCACGGTCTGCGACGCCTCGACCGGGGAGGTGGTCGCCACCTACGAGCGCGAGTGGGGCGAGGCCCCGACCGACAGCTCCGATCCGACCCTGCAGCTCAGGCTGCTGTGCGCGAGGCCCGCGGGTTGGAGGGACTCGAGCGTCAGGGCGTCGCTGCCGGCGGAGCTCGTGTCGTTCCTGGACTCCGAGCGCCCGGCAGACCTCGCCGCCGACCTGAGGGTGCTGCGCGACGAGAGCGCCGAGCGCGGCTGGGCCGCCGCCGTGGAGGGCATGTCGCGCTCGCTCGCGTCGACGGGCGGCCTCGATCGCGCGAGCGTCGCGCTGTCGGCTGCCAGGGCCGCCGCGGGCGACGAGCGCGTCGAGTACGACGAGGAGGTCGACCTGGGCGTCTACGACGGGGCGCTGAGGCTGCTCGAGGGAGGCGACCGCCATGCCGCAGACGAGCTCGGAGCGTGA
- a CDS encoding helix-turn-helix domain-containing protein, protein MKSLLLLALGLARTVVLGARIEAERIVVSVRPYKREQRRCPVCGRACDFYDMANRGAPRLWRAMDLARSACYLEYAPCRVRCPEHGVRTEAVPWARHGARFTRDFEDWVAWLAVRCTASAVSELARVEWHSVGGVCRRVYAELEAARGASRFDGVRRIGIDETSYKKVCYVNSS, encoded by the coding sequence ATGAAGAGTCTACTACTTCTCGCCCTCGGTCTGGCCCGCACGGTCGTCCTGGGCGCGCGCATCGAGGCCGAGCGCATCGTCGTGAGCGTCCGGCCCTACAAGCGCGAGCAGCGCCGCTGCCCCGTATGCGGCAGGGCCTGCGACTTCTACGACATGGCGAACCGCGGGGCCCCCAGGCTGTGGAGGGCGATGGACCTGGCGCGCTCGGCCTGCTACCTGGAGTACGCGCCCTGCAGGGTGCGCTGCCCGGAGCACGGCGTGCGCACCGAGGCCGTCCCCTGGGCGCGGCACGGGGCGCGCTTCACGCGCGACTTCGAGGACTGGGTGGCGTGGCTGGCGGTCCGCTGCACCGCCTCGGCGGTCTCCGAGCTCGCCCGCGTCGAGTGGCACAGCGTGGGCGGCGTGTGCAGGCGCGTCTACGCCGAGCTGGAGGCCGCGCGCGGCGCCTCGAGGTTCGACGGCGTGCGCCGCATCGGCATCGACGAGACGTCGTACAAGAAGGTGTGTTATGTCAATAGTTCTTGA
- a CDS encoding ArdC family protein — MARDSGGSREAIAEARRQVVEEISAAMERGGLAWAAEWKGCWSPVNAATGRTYRGMNRLSLAAAMRRDGFDDPRWCTFNQARDAGWHVARGARSPATVEFWSWYVRVPGSGVVTLQRAEQLVRTGRLPEETLKDAFLRGRLHHVFNASQVEGIEPYDPSAHAPENAEVERVADELIESSRCPVREERVDEAYYRPSTDTITLPLRTQFTSMDAFARTLLHEMCHSTAREVGREVERSEEGYAREELVAELGSAFAAADAGLDMGAYANADMGRTFLENHAAYLQGWLTAIRDDPSALAKAATQASKAADFVTDRRERLRKEELSSRQPLRFSRTDLMSLASRATNARDASLSMSDVSLEETRQLPGRLR; from the coding sequence ATGGCAAGGGACTCAGGGGGCAGCCGGGAGGCGATCGCGGAGGCGAGGCGCCAGGTCGTCGAGGAGATCTCCGCCGCGATGGAGCGAGGCGGGCTCGCATGGGCGGCGGAGTGGAAGGGGTGCTGGTCGCCCGTGAACGCCGCCACGGGAAGGACATACCGCGGCATGAACAGGCTCTCGCTCGCGGCGGCGATGCGCAGGGACGGCTTCGACGACCCCAGGTGGTGCACGTTCAACCAGGCGAGGGACGCCGGCTGGCACGTGGCGAGGGGCGCCCGCTCGCCGGCGACGGTGGAGTTCTGGAGCTGGTACGTGCGCGTCCCGGGCTCCGGCGTCGTCACCCTCCAGAGGGCCGAGCAGCTCGTCCGCACGGGGAGGCTCCCCGAGGAGACGCTCAAGGACGCCTTCCTCCGCGGGAGGCTCCACCACGTGTTCAACGCCTCCCAGGTGGAGGGGATCGAGCCCTACGATCCGAGCGCGCACGCCCCGGAGAACGCCGAGGTGGAGCGCGTGGCGGACGAGCTCATAGAGTCATCGAGGTGCCCGGTCCGCGAGGAGCGCGTCGACGAGGCGTACTACCGCCCCTCGACCGACACGATCACGCTGCCGCTCCGCACGCAGTTCACCTCGATGGACGCGTTCGCTCGCACGCTCCTGCACGAGATGTGCCACTCGACGGCGCGCGAGGTCGGCCGCGAGGTGGAGAGGTCGGAGGAGGGCTACGCGCGGGAGGAGCTCGTGGCGGAGCTGGGCTCCGCCTTCGCCGCGGCGGACGCGGGCCTGGACATGGGCGCCTACGCCAACGCCGACATGGGCAGGACGTTCCTCGAGAACCATGCCGCCTACCTGCAGGGGTGGCTCACCGCTATCCGCGACGACCCGTCCGCGCTCGCGAAGGCCGCAACGCAAGCGTCAAAGGCTGCGGACTTCGTCACGGACAGGAGGGAAAGACTTCGTAAGGAAGAGCTATCAAGTAGGCAACCTCTCCGCTTCTCCCGCACAGATCTGATGTCGCTAGCGAGCAGGGCGACGAATGCCAGAGACGCGTCTTTGAGCATGAGCGACGTATCGCTTGAAGAGACACGACAACTGCCTGGGAGACTTCGATGA
- a CDS encoding AAA family ATPase: MGNAKLLSFRIANYRSFYTPQSFNFSDGDGRPRPLTVIYGPNSSGKSNSAYALQDFRACIVNSASANWRLPYIPFMLRQGATGKPTEFEAVFTFEGRRYSYSFAFVSERVIEETLRAESPKTGRMNLVFHRGDRGVDSKSASKNGFGKTLQERTRPETLLVTKAHEDNNPFSAAVFSLVESTPIMLDRGPDRTPQFVDMLKGNEDLRGKILKLLRDCDFTIRDIAIGETRFSEDDLSAIPLPAEIRQALAAKGGTTFSTLHAVRDDELSIVGMGAMDFWSLESNGTRKFFEMAVPIVDALDNGYTLYLDEYGSYLHPSLAKALVALFKSAENKRGACLIVNTQDTSLMGDVAERDDILLVDKNMAEESRVSSLKDRGARTTEPLEDRYLRGLYGSVPRVRTR; this comes from the coding sequence ATGGGGAACGCGAAGCTTTTATCGTTCAGGATTGCCAACTATCGGTCTTTCTACACGCCGCAGTCCTTCAATTTTTCAGATGGAGACGGACGGCCAAGGCCACTGACCGTAATCTATGGCCCAAACTCCAGCGGAAAATCGAACAGCGCATACGCCCTGCAAGACTTCAGGGCATGCATAGTGAACTCAGCAAGCGCCAACTGGCGTCTCCCATACATCCCGTTCATGCTGCGTCAGGGGGCAACGGGCAAGCCAACCGAGTTCGAGGCGGTATTCACTTTCGAGGGAAGACGTTACAGCTACTCCTTTGCATTTGTCTCCGAGCGGGTGATCGAGGAGACCCTGAGAGCAGAGTCCCCCAAGACAGGTCGCATGAACCTCGTCTTCCATCGTGGAGACAGGGGCGTTGACTCAAAGTCCGCAAGCAAGAACGGTTTTGGAAAGACGCTGCAAGAGAGAACGAGGCCCGAGACACTCCTCGTCACAAAGGCACATGAGGACAACAACCCCTTCTCGGCTGCCGTCTTTTCTCTCGTCGAATCCACCCCGATAATGCTGGATCGGGGTCCAGATCGCACGCCGCAATTCGTTGACATGCTCAAGGGAAATGAGGACCTGCGAGGAAAGATTCTCAAGCTCCTACGGGATTGCGACTTCACGATACGTGACATCGCGATTGGCGAAACGAGGTTCTCTGAAGACGACTTGTCGGCGATTCCCCTTCCAGCAGAAATCCGGCAGGCACTGGCCGCTAAGGGAGGCACGACCTTCAGCACGCTCCATGCAGTTCGCGATGACGAGTTGAGCATCGTTGGGATGGGGGCGATGGACTTCTGGTCTCTCGAGTCAAACGGCACAAGGAAGTTCTTCGAGATGGCCGTACCCATCGTTGACGCACTTGACAACGGATATACGCTGTACCTCGACGAATACGGTAGCTACCTCCATCCCAGCCTCGCGAAGGCGCTTGTCGCCCTTTTCAAGAGCGCGGAGAACAAGAGGGGCGCCTGCCTTATCGTGAACACGCAGGACACATCGCTCATGGGGGACGTCGCTGAGCGTGACGACATTCTCCTCGTTGACAAGAACATGGCAGAGGAGTCACGTGTCTCCTCGCTCAAGGACCGTGGTGCACGCACGACAGAGCCTCTGGAAGACCGGTACCTACGGGGGCTGTACGGTTCAGTTCCACGAGTTAGGACCAGGTAG
- a CDS encoding RloB family protein codes for MAPRRRQRLPRILLIVCEGKTEKAYFDILGDIYRPPQFVKVVVYGQQGQHLALIDKAVAKRDELCKELELSEDDVECWAACDEDQMPCSYSELVHYAESHEVRLAFSAPQFEMYLLQHFVQSGSVDKVDVFRQLTQYRNRYGGEGDYCDETKSDLTWMARAIDATPKIVKTAITNSDIRDRSTKRPFFTVQELSKRILELSNW; via the coding sequence ATGGCGCCGAGGAGGCGGCAGAGACTGCCGCGCATCCTTCTAATCGTGTGCGAGGGAAAGACAGAGAAGGCGTACTTCGACATTCTCGGTGATATCTATCGGCCCCCACAGTTCGTCAAAGTCGTGGTCTATGGTCAGCAGGGACAACATTTGGCTCTAATCGACAAGGCTGTCGCAAAGCGGGACGAGTTGTGTAAAGAGTTGGAACTGTCAGAGGATGACGTTGAGTGCTGGGCCGCCTGCGATGAAGACCAGATGCCCTGCAGCTATTCTGAGCTCGTGCACTACGCGGAATCGCACGAAGTTCGGCTGGCGTTCTCCGCTCCACAGTTTGAGATGTATCTACTTCAGCATTTTGTGCAGTCCGGCTCCGTTGACAAAGTTGACGTATTCCGCCAGCTTACCCAATATCGGAATCGATACGGAGGCGAAGGGGACTACTGCGACGAGACGAAGTCGGACCTTACCTGGATGGCAAGGGCAATTGATGCCACTCCAAAGATTGTCAAGACCGCGATCACGAACTCCGACATCCGGGACCGCTCAACCAAGAGACCGTTCTTCACGGTTCAGGAGCTGTCTAAGCGCATACTTGAGCTATCCAACTGGTGA
- a CDS encoding transposase, with protein MGKTTRRKYDPKFKMRVALEVYKGEKTLSQVASENGIAPSLAAEWRDQLLDEGATDVFGKTKQERERKAREEAAAKEHDELLRTIGQLTVERDFLQRFCDECGYDPGEVPGGRG; from the coding sequence ATGGGCAAGACGACGAGAAGGAAGTACGACCCCAAGTTCAAGATGAGGGTCGCGCTTGAGGTCTACAAGGGCGAGAAGACCCTCTCCCAGGTGGCGTCGGAGAACGGGATAGCGCCCTCGCTCGCCGCCGAGTGGAGGGACCAGCTCCTCGACGAGGGCGCCACCGACGTCTTCGGCAAGACCAAGCAGGAGCGCGAGAGGAAGGCCAGGGAGGAAGCCGCTGCAAAGGAGCACGACGAGCTGCTGAGGACGATCGGCCAGCTCACCGTCGAGCGCGACTTCCTCCAGCGGTTTTGCGACGAGTGCGGCTACGACCCGGGAGAGGTGCCGGGAGGCCGCGGGTGA
- the istB gene encoding IS21-like element helper ATPase IstB: MPQTSSEREAAQAAFRDAARALFISGDTIAAFLGSATPGQVAACTSMLESEIAHRDRAKRARLLRQARFPVPKSIEGFDWSNVAFPDDWGREDMCSLAFVRDAEDLVFYGQTGRGKTHMATALGIAATSAGYPAGFWQTAQLVPRLGKAKREGTPGGLLADVAKARLLVLDEFGYAPFDVDGARLPCQVISESYERRSVISAANVESGRWGTVFADDKLAAAIVDRVARHGRLVEFGGPSHRLEESLMLGKSGR, translated from the coding sequence ATGCCGCAGACGAGCTCGGAGCGTGAGGCCGCGCAGGCGGCCTTCCGCGACGCCGCCAGGGCGCTCTTCATATCCGGCGACACCATCGCCGCCTTCCTCGGCTCCGCGACGCCCGGCCAGGTCGCGGCATGCACGTCGATGCTCGAGTCGGAGATCGCCCACCGCGACAGGGCGAAGCGGGCGCGCCTGCTCAGGCAGGCGAGGTTCCCCGTGCCGAAGTCGATCGAGGGGTTCGACTGGTCGAATGTGGCGTTCCCCGACGACTGGGGTCGCGAGGACATGTGCTCCCTGGCGTTCGTGCGCGACGCGGAGGACCTCGTGTTCTACGGGCAGACGGGGCGCGGGAAGACCCACATGGCCACCGCGCTCGGGATCGCCGCGACGTCCGCGGGCTACCCCGCGGGGTTCTGGCAGACGGCCCAGCTGGTGCCGCGGCTGGGCAAGGCCAAGCGCGAGGGGACGCCCGGCGGGCTGCTCGCCGACGTGGCCAAGGCGAGGCTCCTGGTCCTGGACGAATTCGGCTACGCGCCTTTCGACGTGGACGGGGCGAGGCTGCCCTGCCAGGTGATATCCGAGAGCTACGAGAGGAGGAGCGTCATATCCGCCGCCAACGTCGAGTCCGGCAGGTGGGGCACCGTCTTCGCGGACGACAAGCTCGCAGCGGCGATCGTCGACCGCGTCGCGCGCCACGGCAGGCTCGTGGAGTTCGGGGGCCCGAGCCACAGGCTGGAGGAGAGCCTGATGCTCGGGAAGTCGGGAAGGTAG
- a CDS encoding IS3 family transposase, whose translation MTRKRASELLGVPRSSTYYERREKKETSEEDERLMAKIDGIHADNPAYGARKIARQLRKDGEDVTRWHVTSLMHEMNIRPCCPLPSLSKPSKRSKRFPYLLKGKKILFPNQVWSTDITYVQIGGHHMYLTAVIDWHSRYIVGWRLSDTMRAEDVVRCVRRAFAEHGTPSVMNSDQGSVFGSDVYVSLLASNRVTQSMDGRARWRDNVLMERWFRTLKSEWLRTHEYSTPKELGRLVAEFVGYYNDARIHQSLGYDTPASWYYAGINERVA comes from the coding sequence ATCACCCGCAAGAGGGCCTCGGAGCTCCTGGGCGTACCTAGAAGCTCCACCTACTACGAGCGCAGGGAGAAGAAGGAGACCTCCGAGGAGGACGAGCGCCTCATGGCAAAGATAGACGGGATCCATGCGGACAACCCCGCGTACGGGGCGAGGAAGATCGCCAGGCAGCTCAGGAAGGACGGCGAGGACGTCACCCGCTGGCACGTGACGAGCCTCATGCACGAGATGAACATACGACCCTGCTGCCCGCTTCCCTCGCTCTCCAAACCATCCAAGCGCTCGAAGAGGTTCCCCTACCTGCTCAAAGGCAAGAAGATCCTCTTCCCCAACCAGGTGTGGTCGACGGACATCACCTACGTCCAGATAGGTGGCCACCACATGTACCTCACCGCCGTGATCGACTGGCACAGCCGCTACATCGTGGGCTGGAGGCTGTCGGACACGATGCGGGCCGAGGATGTCGTCAGGTGCGTGCGGCGGGCCTTCGCCGAGCACGGCACACCCTCCGTCATGAACTCCGACCAGGGGTCGGTCTTCGGCTCGGACGTCTACGTCTCGCTCCTCGCATCGAACCGCGTCACGCAGAGCATGGACGGCAGGGCCCGCTGGAGGGACAACGTGCTGATGGAGAGGTGGTTCAGGACCCTGAAGTCGGAGTGGCTGAGGACACACGAGTACTCGACGCCCAAGGAGCTGGGGCGCCTCGTCGCCGAGTTCGTGGGCTACTACAACGACGCCAGGATTCACCAGTCGCTGGGGTACGACACGCCGGCAAGCTGGTACTACGCGGGAATCAACGAGAGGGTGGCCTAG